From Cotesia glomerata isolate CgM1 linkage group LG2, MPM_Cglom_v2.3, whole genome shotgun sequence, a single genomic window includes:
- the LOC123260154 gene encoding HD protein homolog translates to MDVDISNYDNNNNNSDNNSEENIDSNDKNYNNNGNDSNNNVGEFDNDNVNYYCAVETDDVANHKISSHPSQLSQKSLESNTSRIISDYEDEMPKQQVPKIDIMTPELAAALDRANVTSRMATYIIAALLSCLNIDCASVNFSHVTIHRAREKFRKEAALNLKTNLETDNYVLHFDGKLLLNITGTEQVDRLPIILSSSGKFQLLGVPKLESGTGQNQASAIIKTVKQWDINTDNIKALCSDTTASNTGIRNGACVLVEKALSRKLLYLPCRHHIFEIVLRSAFEVYWPASSGPNVPIYQRFKKKWDEIDQSNFTAGICDKKVLEVITPIKDEILKFVNNQIEMDHCRDDYRELLELSLIFLGTTTTNITFKHPGAVHHARWMAKAIYSLKIFLFRNEFHLTKSEIDGLRELCLFIIIFYLKAWFTAPCAITAPNNDLTLIKELISYERFNNSLSQTCSQKLADHLWYLNNELSVLYLFDKNVSVGTKKKNSSCS, encoded by the exons ATGGATGTTGATATCAgcaattatgataataataacaataatagtgataataatagtgaAGAGAACATTGATAGCAATgataaaaactataataataatggtaatgatagtaataataatgtcgGAGAGTTTGATAACGACAATGTCAACTATTATTGTGCAGTTGAGACTGATGATGTTGCTAATCATAAAATATCAAGTCATCCATCTCAATTATCCCAGAAATCTTTGGAAAGTAATACTTCTCGTATAATCTCTGATTATGAAGATGAAATGCCAAAACAACAAGttccaaaaattgatataatgaCACCAGAACTTGCTGCGGCTTTGGATAGAGCTAACGTGACTAGTAGGATGGCGACTTACATTATTGCTGCTTTATTATCTTGCTTGAACATTGATTGTGCAAGCGTAAACTTTAGTCATGTGACTATTCACCGAGCAAGGGAAAAATTCCGGAAAGAAGCGGCGTTAAATCTGAAGACTAATCTGGAAACTGACAATTATGTACTACATTTTGATGGAAAactgttattaaatattacagGTACAGAACAAGTTGACCGGCTTccgattattttatcatcatcaggTAAATTTCAACTGTTAGGAGTTCCTAAACTAGAATCTGGGACTGGACAAAACCAAGCTTCAGCTATTATTAAAACAGTAAAACAATGGGATATTAATACTGACAACATCAAAGCATTGTGTTCTGATACTACGGCGTCAAATAcgg gaaTCAGAAATGGTGCGTGTGTATTAGTAGAAAAGGCTCTTAGTAGAAAACTGTTGTACTTGCCATGCCGAcaccatatttttgaaattgttctTCGAAGTGCATTTGAAGTATACTGGCCTGCTTCGTCTGGCCCAAACGTTCCAATTTATCAGAGATTTAAAAAGAAGTGGGATGAAATTGACCAATCAAACTTTACGGCTGGTATTTGTGACAAAAAAGTTTTGGAAGtaataacaccaatcaaagatgagattttgaaattcgttaataatcaaatagaa atggaTCATTGTCGAGACGATTACCGTGAACTTCtggaattatcattaatatttttgggtactactaccacaaatattacatttaagcATCCTGGAGCGGTCCATCATGCAAGGTGGATGGCtaaagcaatatatagtttaaaaatttttttattcagaaatgaaTTTCATCTTACTAAATCGGAAATAGATGGATTACGAgaactttgtttatttatcataatattctatttaaaagcttGGTTCACTGCGCCGTGTGCTATAACAGCacctaataatgatttaactttgattaaagaattaatttcatatgaaagatttaataatagtCTTTCACAGACATGCTCACAAAAATTAGCCGATCACTTGTGGTATTTAAACAACGAGCTGTCTGTTTTATATctctttgataaaaatgtttcagttggaacaaaaaaaaagaatagttCATGCTCTTAA
- the LOC123258924 gene encoding uncharacterized protein LOC123258924, with protein MSIHFGCTNETSFTAFYIFRTDSLSAQVLLATALVQVSPHHGNPITARVLIDQGSELSFMRQTLFKKLGQPLQCDMVMLKGIGNVSAGSSLGVSTIELHSLCTPASMHVSMHILPTLTVDLPSFVIADPKWPHLENLKLADPQYLQPRPVDIILGASPAAQIMNAEIQRGPRNAPIAQSTTLGWIVYGAVTAKHASTSHAALHASVDTELQDAIAKFWEQEEVPSGNSPLNTAEEDECEIHFRQTHYRQPDGRYVVRLPLKALESQLGDSINAAMGSLRRLITRLSREREYSDMYRAFMAEYIQLGHMVRVPVNELPANAYFLPHHGVLKLDSATTKLRTVFNGSCATSTGISLNDILHAGPKTQIDIFDVMLRIRCNRILFATDITKMFRQIEVDSLDWPLQCILWIDENDLIDAYCLKTVTYGTASVPFDAVRVLIQLVKDEEHRFPLAVAPMLKTRYVDDIYGGADNEEDAIKAAVQTKALCAAGCFPLAKWASNSPRLLAEVAPEKQLDTSLKGISDAPVKVLGMYWNSRTDALQFKYTLPPETPKTKRAILSEIAKLYDPLGLLAPIVVKAKIFMQDLWLDRVSWDEQLSPSLIHKWTGYREDLRNIESIRIPRWNNIAPGATMELHGFSDASQNAMAAAVYLRVTDADGNTKVSLLCSKTQVAPLKTMTIPRLELSAAWLLTQLILHVKEVQSLENVRINLWTDSAVTLAWIKSPAIRWKTFVRNRVGKIQETLRDVSWKFIPGKQNPADCASRGIPTLKLKQHALWWHGPTWLHEPESSWPTLEPPTDNATHREERQGLTLVTWKAENCLLQQLLSHYTQLFPLLRKLSIWHRAIDRFKRVPQSSLAYPLTPSDLERAKLTLIKFTQGQYFAREIHTLQDGDGLPKNNSITKLTPFIDHQGVLRVGGRLKNALLDPEERHPAILPRQSPLTSILIDDSHRKTLHGGTQLTLADLRKSVWIIGGRVPVRSFILRCVICTRHRGERAQQLMGQLPAARVQPTRAFLHTGLDYAGPITLKTFQGRGAKTYKGWIAVFVCMFSSAVHLELVTDYTAAAFIAAYRRFTSRRGICHTLYSDCGTNFVGADKELKRLFAAGSRTLRELSTLIAQDGTNWKFNPPGAPHFGGKWEAAVKSIKFHLRRTIGDSLLTLEQYSTLLAQIEAILNSRPLTPLNEDPADLAVLTPGHFLIGQSLTAIPEPSLTDLQPARLSHWEQVQQMVQHFWRRYYQDCIHRYQAISKWHHRRNQIKVGSVVLITTEDLPPTKWPLAKVIAVHPGEDGQIRVVTVKTVNTELVRPITKLCVLPLTHEEDDLVDAAANPGENIMGGCSFPDCHNSSEKGFKMLRFSRSVEMRSKWASACKISKPITENSRLCELVEYQSLGGPVLVKGLTTAILDPPQFDKMHVGLARKIFSYEMGHALILAAQTGLLPQTAMTTGWFILLCSQWYEFMMETDTTGHHSGYYYCVKITRRSSSDKKIGVPSYGASDF; from the exons ATGTCCATCCATTTTGGATGCACCAACGAAACCAGCTTCACCGCATTCTACATCTTCCGCACAG ATTCGCTTTCCGCTCAAGTTTTGCTAGCTACCGCTTTAGTCCAGGTCAGTCCACATCATGGTAATCCCATCACCGCAAGAGTTTTGATCGATCAAGGCTCAGAGCTCTCATTTATGAGACAGACGCTCTTCAAGAAGCTTGGACAACCGCTACAATGCGACATGGTCATGCTCAAGGGCATTGGCAATGTCTCCGCAGGAAGTTCACTAGGTGTGAGCACAATTGAACTTCATTCGCTGTGTACACCCGCTTCAATGCATGTCAGCATGCATATTCTACCAACACTGACGGTAGATCTTCCATCGTTCGTGATCGCTGATCCGAAATGGCCGCATCTTGAGAATCTCAAGCTCGCTGACCCGCAGTATCTACAGCCACGCCCTGTAGATATTATTCTAGGTGCATCACCAGCCGCACAGATCATGAACGCAGAGATTCAACGAGGACCTCGCAATGCTCCTATTGCACAATCCACCACGCTTGGTTGGATTGTCTATGGAGCTGTCACCGCTAAACACGCTTCAACATCACACGCAGCACTACATGCGTCAGTAGATACTGAATTACAAGACGCTATCGCTAAGTTTTGGGAACAGGAAGAGGTTCCATCAGGTAATTCACCGCTCAACACCGCTGAAGAAGACGAATGTGAAATTCACTTTCGTCAAACGCATTATCGACAGCCTGATGGACGCTACGTAGTGAGATTACCGCTTAAGGCCCTTGAGAGTCAACTTGGCGACTCTATCAACGCAGCTATGGGGTCACTCCGCAGATTAATAACTCGCTTGTCGCGAGAAAGAGAATATTCTGACATGTATCGTGCATTCATGGCAGAATACATTCAACTAGGACACATGGTACGAGTACCAGTCAACGAATTGCCCGCAAACGCTTACTTCTTGCCTCACCATGGGGTATTGAAGCTTGATAGTGCCACTACGAAGCTCCGCACAGTGTTCAATGGTTCCTGTGCAACATCTACAGGAATTTCATTGAACGACATTCTCCACGCAGGACCCAAAAcgcaaattgacatttttgacgTGATGTTGAGAATCCGCTGCAACAGGATTCTATTCGCTACTGACATCACCAAGATGTTCAGACAGATTGAGGTCGACTCGCTTGATTGGCCGCTTCAGTGCATTCTCTGGATAGATGAGAATGACTTAATAGACGCTTACTGTCTCAAGACAGTCACATACGGAACCGCTAGTGTACCTTTTGACGCTGTACGTGTGCTCATCCAACTAGTAAAGGATGAAGAACACCGCTTTCCGCTAGCTGTTGCTCCAATGTTGAAAACACGCTACGTAGATGACATCTACGGTGGAGCAGACAACGAAGAAGACGCTATCAAGGCTGCAGTACAAACAAAAGCTCTGTGTGCAGCAGGCTGCTTCCCGCTTGCCAAATGGGCTAGCAATAGCCCACGGTTACTCGCTGAAGTCGCTCCAGAAAAGCAGCTGGATACATCGCTTAAAGGAATCAGTGATGCACCAGTAAAAGTCCTGGGCATGTACTGGAATTCACGCACTGACGCTCTCCAGTTCAAGTACACGCTACCGCCAGAGACGCCTAAGACAAAGAGAGCTATTTTGTCTGAAATCGCAAAGCTGTATGACCCGCTAGGACTTCTCGCACCAATAGTCGTCAAAGCCAAGATCTTTATGCAAGATCTGTGGCTAGATAGAGTGTCATGGGATGAACAATTGTCACCATCACTCATTCACAAATGGACTGGATACCGCGAGGATCTTCGAAACATCGAATCCATCCGCATTCCACGCTGGAATAATATAGCACCTGGAGCAACTATGGAATTGCACGGGTTCTCAGACGCTTCGCAAAACGCTATGGCTGCCGCTGTTTATTTGAGAGTCACTGACGCTGATGGGAACACAAAGGTCTCACTTTTGTGTTCAAAAACGCAAGTAGCACCGCTGAAGACCATGACAATCCCACGCTTGGAATTATCTGCCGCATGGTTGCTAACACAACTGATACTTCATGTCAAAGAAGTTCAGTCGCTTGAAAATGTCAGGATCAATCTCTGGACTGACTCCGCCGTGACTCTCGCATGGATTAAAAGTCCAGCAATCCGCTGGAAGACATTCGTCCGCAATAGAGTGGGAAAAATCCAAGAAACGCTTCGAGATGTCTCCTGGAAATTTATTCCAGGAAAACAAAACCCCGCTGACTGCGCTTCAAGAGGTATACCTACGCTAAAACTGAAACAACACGCTCTCTGGTGGCATGGACCAACTTGGCTTCATGAACCAGAATCCTCTTGGCCCACTCTGGAGCCTCCAACCGACAACGCAACGCATCGAGAAGAACGCCAAGGTCTGACACTAGTAACTTGGAAAGCAGAAAATTGCCTGCTCCAACAATTACTGTCGCATTACACGCAGCTGTTTCCACTGCTACGGAAACTCAGCATCTGGCATCGTGCCATCGACCGCTTTAAAAGAGTTCCACAATCTTCGCTGGCCTACCCGCTTACTCCATCAGACCTGGAGCGCGCTAAATTGACCTTGATTAAGTTCACTCAAGGACAATACTTCGCTAGAGAGATTCACACGCTACAAGATGGTGATGGTCTGCCTAAAAATAACAGCATCACTAAGCTGACTCCGTTCATCGACCATCAGGGGGTCCTGAGAGTCGGTGGCCGCTTGAAAAACGCATTGCTGGACCCAGAAGAGAGGCATCCAGCGATTCTACCGCGACAATCACCGcttacatcaattttgattGATGATTCGCACCGCAAAACGCTTCACGGAGGTACTCAGCTTACGCTCGCTGATTTACGCAAGAGTGTCTGGATCATTGGAGGCCGTGTTCCAGTcagatcatttattttacgctGCGTTATCTGCACGAGACACCGTGGAGAACGCGCTCAACAGTTGATGGGTCAACTACCCGCCGCACGAGTACAGCCAACTCGAGCCTTCTTGCATACAGGACTCGACTACGCTGGACCTATCACGCTGAAAACGTTTCAAGGACGTGGAGCAAAAACATACAAAGGCTGGATTGCAGTCTTTGTATGCATGTTCAGTTCAGCTGTACATTTAGAGCTAGTAACTGACTACACCGCTGCCGCTTTCATCGCCGCTTATCGCCGCTTCACTAGTCGCCGAGGTATCTGCCACACGCTATATTCAGACTGTGGAACCAATTTTGTAGGAGCAGATAAAGAGCTGAAACGACTATTCGCTGCAGGATCCCGCACATTACGAGAATTATCAACCTTGATCGCTCAAGATGGCACGAACTGGAAATTCAATCCGCCTGGAGCTCCACATTTTGGAGGAAAATGGGAAGCCGCTGtgaaatctatcaaatttcaCCTTCGAAGAACAATCGGAGACTCGCTGTTGACGCTTGAGCAATATTCAACGCTACTGGCTCAAATTGAAGCCATATTGAATTCCAGACCGCTCACACCGCTGAATGAAGATCCTGCTGACCTGGCTGTACTGACTCCAGGTCACTTCTTAATCGGACAGTCACTGACCGCTATCCCAGAGCCATCGCTGACAGATTTACAACCTGCTCGGCTCTCGCACTGGGAACAAGTCCAGCAAATGGTTCAACATTTCTGGAGACGCTACTACCAGGACTGCATCCACCGCTACCAGGCCATTTCAAAGTGGCATCATCGACGCAACCAGATCAAGGTGGGTTCAGTTGTACTGATCACCACTGAGGATCTCCCGCCAACCAAGTGGCCATTAGCCAAAGTAATTGCTGTCCATCCAGGTGAAGATGGACAAATCCGCGTGGTAACTGTTAAGACAGTTAACACAGAGCTGGTACGTCCAATTACAAAGCTCTGTGTCCTGCCGCTAACGCATGAAGAAGATGATCTTGTCGACGCAGCCGCCAACCCGGGGGAGaat ATCATGGGTGGATGTAGCTTTCCTGACTGTCATAACAGCAGTGAAAAGGGTTTTAAAATGCTGAGGTTTTCTCGTTCAGTTGAGATGAGAAGTAAATGGGCATCTGcttgtaaaatttcaaaacccATTACTGAGAATTCTCGTTTGTGTGAG CTTGTAGAGTACCAATCACTTGGTGGACCTGTTCTAGTAAAAGGTCTCACCACTGCTATTTTAGACCCACCACAGTTCGATAAAATGCACGTTGGACTggctagaaaaatttttagctatgaAATGGGACATGCATTAATTCTAGCGGCGCAAACTGGTCTTCTTCCGCAAACAGCTATGACCACTGGgtggtttattttattatgtagtCAGTGGTATGAGTTCATG ATGGAAACCGATACAACGGGGCATCATTCTGGCTACTACTACTGCGTTAAAATTACGAGAAGATCTAGttctgacaaaaaaattggagTACCTTCTTACGGGGCGTCAGACTTCTAG
- the LOC123260163 gene encoding uncharacterized protein LOC123260163: MPKKRKGANLSCRTSSSRAMRDLRARRSNEQIQEQNQQRQLERRQTRRLIVDRHRGIDQQRQQVHRAFTSNSFLRLAFQYEPDVEYYAHSKVVIGTLEKECLHCHALKFKNEPLGMCCSSGKVQLTEIETPPEPLHGLLIVTDPDSSLFLKSIRTFNSCFQMTSFGATEIVSYVAAKGQQFNSTFKIKGQVYHKVGSLLPMPNESHKFLQIYFMGGEDSERALANRVDARCDFHNLNSPFARRIVSELDALLNEHNELLKFFKAHMHKLQSDNHAIVINPDRTPAGEHVRRFNAPVVEDVAGIIVGDRTAMRQIMTRRRNNDLQFISDTHRSYDALQYPLIFWKGQDGYCVNIKQRDPVTGAET; encoded by the exons ATGCCAAAAAAGCGCAAAGGGGCCAATTTAAGTTGTCGAACGAGCAGTTCTAGAGCCATGCGAGATTTAAGAGCACGAAGATCAAACGAACAAATTCAAGAACAAAATCAACAAAGACAACTAGAGCGAAGACAAACTCGCAGACTCATAGTCGACAGACATAGAGGAATTGACCAACAACGCCAACAAGTTCATCGAGCATTTACGTCAAATTCATTTCTTCGACTAGCATTCCAGTACGAGCCTGATGttgaatattatgctcattccAAAGTGGTTATTGGTACTTTGGAGAAGGAATGCCTTCATTGTCatgcacttaaatttaaaaatgagccACTTGGGATGTGTTGCTCATCAGGAAAAGTACAACTAACCGAAATTGAAACACCACCTGAGCCATTGCATGGTTTACTTATTGTTACTGATCCAGATTCTAGCCTATTCCTGAAGTCAATTCGCACATTCAATTCATGTTTCCAAATGACATCGTTTggagcaacagaaatagttAGCTATGTTGCAGCAAAAGGTCAACAATTTAATTCCACGTTTAAAATCAAAGGCCAAGTTTATCACAAAGTGGGCTCATTGCTGCCAATGCCAAACGAatctcataaatttttacaaatatactTTATGGGTGGCGAGGACTCCGAACGTGCACTCGCCAATCGAGTGGATGCACGTTGCGACTTCCATAATCTTAATTCACCTTTTGCCAGGCGTATCGTCAGTGAGCTAGACGCTCTGTTAAATGAGcacaatgaattattaaaatttttcaaagcaCACATGCACAAGCTACAAAGTGACAATCACGCTATTGTCATCAATCCTGATAGAACACCAGCTGGAGAGCATGTACGTAGATTCAACGCACCTGTTGTTGAAGACGTTGCTGGAATCATAGTTGGCGACCGTACAGCTATGCGACAAATCATGACTCGAAGAAGAAATAATGATCTTCAGTTCATCAGTGATACCCATCGTTCATATGACGCTCTCCAATATCCACTAATTTTCTGGAAGGGACAAGATGGATATTGTGTAAACATTAAACAACGAGATCCCGTAACAG gAGCTGAAACATAA
- the LOC123258925 gene encoding uncharacterized protein LOC123258925 has translation MYSVEWQKRGLPHAHILIRLVDKIRADDIDSLISAEIPDPSTDQLLFDIVTTNMIHGLCGNLNPSSPCMVDGKCTKRFSKDFTNDMVTHVNGYPIYRRRSTENGGQSFVKTINKADIDIDNRWVVPYSSLLSKTFDAHINVELCSSVKSIMYICKYLHKGSDMAVFRVENTNVHSPPVNENDEITIYQIGRYISSNEAVWRIFGFPIHERDPAVIHLAVHLENGQRVYFTNDTALDRAINPPKTTLTEFFELCNRADAFVNPRQTECFYLRLLLVNVTGPLSFQDIRKVDGQQYPTNKDACLALGLLEEDNHWDSMLAEAALNCTGKQIRLLFAIVLTTCFPARAQMLWDNHKDSMTDDILYRHRTRCNDLAISFSDAMYNKALIAIKDLCIAIANLPISHFGMSSPNRSASDLLNTDMNRELQYDTVEMASIVSRNVPLLNDEQKIIYDRIMLAVSAGQGGFFFLDAPGGTGKTFLISVLLAEIRSKNGIALTVASSGIAATLLDGGRTAHSAFKLPLNIQNNPDAVCNIKKTIVYGHSGETM, from the exons ATGTATTCAGTTGAGTGGCAAAAGCGTGGATTACCTCATGCTCACATTTTAATTAGGTTGGTCGACAAAATACGTGCTGATGACATCGATAGTTTGATTTCTGCAGAGATTCCAGATCCGTCTACTGATCAATTACTATTTGATATTGTTACTACAAACATGATTCATGGTCTGTGCGGAAATCTGAATCCTTCATCACCTTGCATGGTGGACGGAAAATGTACAAAGCGTTTTTCTAAAGATTTTACTAACGATATGGTCACACATGTTAACGGATATCCAATATATCGTCGAAGAAGTACCGAAAATGGCGGACAATCTTTCGTTAAAACTATCAACAAGGCAGACATCGACATTGATAATCGTTGGGTGGTACCATATTCATCTTTGCTGAGCAAAACATTCGATgctcatattaatgttgagtTATGCAGTTCGGTGAAGAGTATCATGTATATTTGCAAGTATTTGCATAAAGGAAGTGATATGGCTGTATTTAGGGTTGAAAATACTAATGTTCACTCTCCTCCAGTGAAcgaaaatgatgaaattacgATTTACCAAATTGGCAGGTATATCAGTTCCAATGAAGCTGTCTGGCGCATTTTCGGTTTCCCAATTCATGAACGGGATCCAGCAGTTATCCATTTAGCTGTCCATCTTGAAAACGGCCAGCGCGTATATTTCACCAACGATACAGCGCTTGATCGTGCTATAAATCCACCAAAAACTACGCTCACCGAATTTTTTGAACTGTGCAATCGTGCGGATGCTTTTG TCAATCCAAGGCAAACTGAGTGCTTTTATCTGCGACTATTGTTAGTTAATGTCACCGGACCATTGTCATTTCAAGATATACGGAAGGTAGATGGACAACAGTATCCTACGAATAAAGATGCATGCCTTGCTCTAGGCTTGCTAGAAGAAGACAACCATTGGGACAGTATGCTTGCTGAAGCAGCATTAAACTGCACAGGAAAACAAATTCGTCTACTATTTGCTATAGTATTGACTACATGTTTCCCGGCCCGAGCACAAATGTTGTGGGATAATCACAAAGATTCAATGACTGATGATATATTGTATCGACATCGTACAAGGTGCAACGATCTAGCAATATCATTCAGTGATGCAATGTACAATAAAGCATTGATTGCTATCAAGGATCTTTGCATTGCTATTGCGAATTTACCAATCAGTCATTTCGGTATGAGCTCACCGAATCGAAGTGCATCTGATTTACTCAACACAGATATGAATCGTGAACTACAGTACGATACTGTAGAAATGGCAAGCATTGTTAGTCGCAATGTTCCACTACTAAATgatgaacaaaaaattatctacGACCGCATCATGCTGGCAGTTTCGGCAGGACAAGGAGgattcttttttttagatgCACCAGGTGGAACTGGCAAAACATTCCTTATTTCGGTACTTCTTGCCGAAATACGATCAAAAAATGGCATCGCATTGACCGTTGCATCTTCTGGCATTGCAGCTACTTTATTAGATGGAGGCAGAACAGCTCATTCAGCATTTAAGCTGCCGTTGAACATTCAAAATAATCCAGATGCAGTgtgcaacataaaaaaaacaatcgtcTATGGCCACAGTGGTGAaacaatgtaa
- the LOC123258926 gene encoding uncharacterized protein LOC123258926: MAHKHSLEALDRTLKDIKNNDKLFGGTLLLLSGDFRQTLPVIPRSTWADEINACLKSSRLWRNVEKVQLTVNMRVQMLQDPSAETFSKQLLDIGDGKVAVHENTGCIKLQMNFCTIIDSQNTLIDHIFPDVHTQYENHKWLAERAILAAKNVDVNGLNLKIQQLLPGDLVSYKSIDAVCDTNQIVNYPIEFLNSLDLPGMPPHHLQLKVRSPIILLRNLNPPQLCNGTRLVIKKLMKNVIEAIILNGKFQGENVLLPRIPMIPTDMPIEFKRTQFPIRLVFAMTINTSQGQTLSVCGLDLETPCFSHGQLYVACSRVGKPSSLFVLAKDGLIKNIVHSIALRD; this comes from the coding sequence ATGGCACACAAACATTCGCTTGAGGCATTGGATAGGACATTAAAGGATATAAAAAACAACGATAAACTATTTGGCGGCACTTTGTTACTCCTTTCAGGTGATTTCAGACAAACACTTCCTGTTATTCCACGTTCAACGTGGGCTGATGAAATTAACGCTTGCTTAAAATCATCGCGACTATggcgtaatgttgaaaaaGTACAACTTACGGTGAACATGcgcgttcaaatgcttcaGGATCCATCCGCCGAAACATTCTCTAAACAACTGTTAGATATTGGCGATGGGAAAGTTGCTGTACATGAAAATACTGGATGCATAAAATTACAGATGAACTTCTGCACAATCATCGACTCGCAAAATACTCTTATCGATCACATATTTCCCGACGTACACACACAATATGAAAATCATAAGTGGCTGGCAGAAAGAGCGATCTTGGCAGCTAAAAATGTGGACGTCAATgggttaaatttaaaaatacaacagcTGTTGCCTGGGGACTTGGTGTCATACAAATCTATCGATGCAGTTTGCGATACCAACCAGATTGTGAATTATCCAATTgagtttttaaattcattggatttgccaggcatgccaccACATCATTTACAATTAAAGGTTAGATCTCCGATTATTCTGCTTCGTAACTTAAACCCACCACAGCTATGTAATGGCACACgattagtcattaaaaaattaatgaaaaacgttaTTGAAGCCATCATCTTGAATGGCAAGTTTCAAGGCGAGAATGTGTTGCTGCCACGAATCCCTATGATTCCCACAGATATGCCAATTGAATTCAAACGCACTCAATTCCCAATTAGATTGGTATTCGCTATGACGATCAATACGTCACAAGGACAAACATTGTCTGTATGTGGCTTAGATTTGGAAACACCGTGCTTTTCTCACGGACAACTATATGTAGCATGTTCTCGCGTGGGAAAACCATCCAGTTTGTTTGTGTTGGCTAAAGACGGACTAATCAAGAATATTGTACACTCTATTGCGCTgagagattaa